A segment of the Sphingomonas cannabina genome:
ACGGCAATCCGTTCGAGCTTTATCGTCCGCCCGAGGCCTCGACCTGAAGCCGGACGGCTTCGAACAGGTCCGCGACGATCGCGCGGGCCCTAGCCGGAAACGCCGCGTCGCCGGCCGGCACGACGAAGCCGTCGAAGCCATGCGTCGGGTAATAGGCGTTCAGCACGGTGACGATCCCATTCAGCTCGGCCGTCGCCTTCAGGCCAGCGGCCTTGGCGAAGGCCAGCGCCTTCTCCAGATCGTGGCGGACATCTCGGCGGCAGCGATCGTCGCTCCAGCCCTCAGCTACAAGGAACGCCTTAAGCACCAGCTCGGTGGCGATGGCGATCGCGTAACAGATCTCTCGCGGATCGCCAGCTCGCGGTTGATGCTACC
Coding sequences within it:
- a CDS encoding DUF6117 family protein — its product is MSIPHHARANFQTLLRAATSGDLALMECTEVATGEARYVICAVGRDDGEICVHPVRPSGRRQSVRALSSARGLDLKPDGFEQVRDDRAGPSRKRRVAGRHDEAVEAMRRVIGVQHGDDPIQLGRRLQASGLGEGQRLLQIVADISAAAIVAPALSYKERLKHQLGGDGDRVTDLSRIASSRLMLPACTRPRPPVCR